A genome region from Nicotiana tabacum cultivar K326 chromosome 13, ASM71507v2, whole genome shotgun sequence includes the following:
- the LOC107808595 gene encoding double-stranded RNA-binding protein 2 yields the protein MYKNQLQELAQRSCFNLPSYTCIREGPDHAPRFKATVNFNGEIFESPNYCSTLRQAEHSAAEVALNALANRGPSYSLAARILDETGVYKNLLQEVSQRVGASLPAYTTFRSGLGHLPVFTCTVELAGVTFTGEPAKNKKQAEKNAAMAAWSSLKLLAQQSESSKPDRGRNDEQEHVTVARALQRYIMKARLARISFPIKFPTPNPRPSVQQAPSTTSKLLPLICPRTAPRSRPVSPLCLKPATQSRPFDTTESDTSLSPRTAQAISAILSDSFSVDSHKVRAEKFPAASAAPYIPVRHFGPHHRMAPPVTIRNAIHVYSAPPLPPPSRSPSVIRSPGLGVAPPVCVRQAMPVYAAPPIRAEKLPTLDTALQVVEPTFSKAPPVQVEEPVASEGPEIPVHELPTCKAVPGKPELAHEHSEEQPCSQLQPTKREEPVDFEISRSVTIPVEGTKTAAEEKPQESLEIENLKQLKI from the exons ATGTACAAAAACCAGCTGCAGGAGCTGGCACAAAGGAGTTGCTTCAACTTGCCGTCTTACACTTGTATTAGAGAAGGTCCGGATCACGCGCCGCGGTTCAAGGCTACTGTTAACTTCAATGGAGAAATCTTTGAGAGTCCGAATTACTGCTCTACACTTCGCCAGGCTGAGCACTCTGCTGCTGAGGTTGCATTAAATGCACTCGCTAATCGCGGTCCTTCCTACTCGCTTGCTGCTAGAATTCTG GATGAGACAGGGGTGTATAAGAATCTGTTACAGGAAGTTTCACAAAGAGTGGGAGCATCATTGCCAGCATATACGACTTTTAGATCTGGTCTAGGACATCTTCCTGTCTTTACCTGCACGGTAGAGTTGGCAGGCGTCACATTTACTGGCGAGCCAGCAAAAAATAAAAAGCAAGCTGAAAAGAATGCAGCCATGGCAGCTTGGTCGTCTCTGAAATTAT TAGCGCAGCAGTCTGAAAGTTCAAAACCAGACCGAGGAAGAAATGATGAGCAAGAGCATGTAACTGTTGCACGTGCACTACAAAGGTATATTATGAAGGCAAGGCTGGCTAGAATATCATTCCCAATTAAATTTCCAACACCCAATCCAAGACCAAGTGTACAACAGGCTCCATCTACAACGTCAAAACTCCTTCCCCTAATATGTCCTAGAACAGCTCCTCGCAGTAGGCCGGTCAGTCCATTATGTCTAAAACCTGCTACTCAAAGTAGACCCTTTGATACTACAGAAAGCGACACATCATTGAGTCCAAGGACTGCTCAAGCCATAAGTGCCATTTTAAGTGACAGCTTTTCTGTAGATAGCCACAAGGTTCGAGCGGAGAAGTTCCCCGCTGCTAGTGCAGCCCCATATATTCCTGTCAGGCATTTTGGCCCACACCATCGAATGGCTCCTCCAGTGACCATACGGAATGCAATTCATGTTTACTCTGCACCACCGCTTCCTCCACCATCTAGGTCGCCAAGTGTTATAAGGTCTCCGGGTCTGGGAGTGGCACCACCTGTCTGTGTAAGACAGGCAATGCCGGTTTATGCTGCACCCCCTATTCGGGCAGAAAAGCTCCCCACATTAGATACAGCACTTCAAGTAGTGGAGCCTACCTTTTCTAAAGCTCCACCTGTTCAAGTTGAAGAACCAGTAGCTTCAGAGGGACCTGAAATTCCGGTACATGAATTACCAACTTGTAAAGCAGTGCCAGGCAAGCCAGAATTGGCACATGAACATTCTGAAGAGCAACCATGTTCCCAACTCCAACCGACTAAGAGAGAGGAGCCAGttgactttgaaatttcaagGAGCGTGACAATACCTGTGGAAGGAACAAAGACTGCAGCTGAGGAGAAGCCACAGGAGTCTctagaaattgagaatttgaaacAACTAAAGATATGA
- the LOC107808588 gene encoding uncharacterized protein LOC107808588, protein MKEPKNLSGKRRFQLWVFASELTMPRGALFRLVRSQANYLKSRNFQSGGRRASYGIWPLVGGTKTNLNCATQPAAVHKRWLSLSATAQEDNKISIGPRKGGEAGNDEKDGGVVYYGPISNTIKKVKLLSLSTCCLSVSLGPVITFMTSTDSNVILKGAVASTVIFFSASTTAALHWFVSPYIHKLTWKPGSDSFEVEMMSWLATYIPKTIKFSDIRPPETNRPFVTFKANGSFYFVDAEHCHNKALLAKLTPQKPTHESAFKNL, encoded by the exons ATGAAGGAACCCAAAAACCTTTCTGGAAAGCGGAGATTCCAGTTGTGGGTTTTTGCATCAGAATTGACGATGCCAAGAGGAGCCCTTTTTCGCTTGGTTCGATCTCAAGCGAATTATCTAAAATCCAGGAATTTCCAATCAG GTGGTCGTCGGGCTAGTTATGGAATTTGGCCACTTGTCGGTGGTACCAAAACTAACCTTAATTGTGCGACACAGCCAGCTGCTGTTCATAAAAGGTGGCTATCACTGTCCGCAACAGCACAAGAGGACAATAAGATCAGCATAGGGCCTCGTAAAGGAGGAGAAGCGGGAAATGACGAAAAGGATGGTGGAGTTGTCTACTATGGTCCTATCTCGAACACGATCAAGAAAGTGAAGCTTCTCTCCCTTTCAACTTGTTGTCTCTCTGTGTCTTTAGGCCCCGTCATAACCTTCATGACGTCTACTGATTCGAATGTGATACTAAAGGGAGCAGTTGCGTCTACTGTTATATTCTTCAGTGCTTCTACTACCGCTGCGCTTCACTGGTTTGTGAGCCCTTATATTCACAAACTGACGTGGAAACCAGGTTCAGATTCTTTTGAAGTGGAGATGATGTCTTGGCTGGCAACTTATATTCCAAAGACAATTAAGTTTTCAGATATCAGACCTCCTGAAACCAATAGACCTTTCGTTACATTCAAGGCTAACGGAAGCTTCTACTTTGTTGATGCCGAGCATTGTCACAACAAGGCGCTATTGGCAAAACTTACCCCGCAGAAACCAACTCATGAGTCAGCTTTTAAGAACTTGTGA